One Rubrobacter naiadicus genomic region harbors:
- a CDS encoding ABC transporter permease yields MKAFLSMVGANLKMQVRNRTALFWLLAFPALFILLFGFLFGRSSDFTVTVGVVNGNSTPIAAQMTKAMQKSSFFKVQRSGDRKAELQKLEQGDVDAVLVFPPHASPGQPLHVTSYVDRSRLSTAQAVSAAIQQIADRFNRGVNRGPELVSVSTRGVQGHHLSSIDYLVPGFVAMSIMQNGVIGLAAAFVALRERGVLRRIRVTPFPLMSFIGARIVSNLLVVLFQVAILLGMARALFDLRVGGDIAQVAVGVGVFSVLGALAFLAIGFFVAGVSRKVESANTLGNLITFPMLFLAGIFFPITQAPEWLQTVARILPLYYLADGLRRAMVYGTSLAHLWTDAAALLATALMGLVLAVRFFRWEPGAG; encoded by the coding sequence ATGAAAGCTTTCCTCTCCATGGTCGGGGCCAACCTCAAGATGCAGGTTCGCAACCGCACCGCCCTTTTCTGGCTTTTGGCTTTCCCGGCGCTCTTCATCCTGCTCTTCGGTTTCCTCTTCGGGAGGAGTTCGGACTTCACCGTCACCGTCGGCGTGGTGAACGGCAACTCTACGCCCATCGCCGCCCAGATGACGAAGGCGATGCAGAAGTCGAGTTTCTTCAAGGTTCAGCGCTCGGGGGACCGTAAAGCCGAGCTCCAGAAGCTCGAGCAGGGGGACGTGGACGCCGTGCTGGTCTTCCCGCCACACGCCTCGCCGGGCCAGCCGCTGCACGTGACCTCCTACGTGGACCGCTCCAGGCTCTCCACCGCGCAGGCGGTCTCCGCCGCGATCCAGCAGATCGCCGACCGGTTCAACCGGGGCGTGAATCGGGGACCGGAGCTCGTCTCCGTCAGCACCCGCGGGGTGCAGGGGCACCACCTCAGTTCCATCGACTATCTGGTGCCGGGGTTCGTCGCGATGAGCATCATGCAGAACGGGGTCATCGGGCTCGCCGCGGCGTTCGTGGCCCTGCGCGAGCGGGGCGTTCTCAGGCGCATACGCGTCACGCCCTTCCCCCTGATGAGCTTCATCGGCGCCAGGATCGTCTCCAACCTCCTCGTGGTGCTCTTCCAGGTGGCGATCCTGCTGGGGATGGCGAGAGCGCTCTTCGACCTCCGCGTGGGCGGGGACATCGCCCAGGTAGCGGTGGGCGTAGGGGTGTTCTCGGTCCTCGGCGCGCTCGCCTTCCTCGCCATCGGGTTCTTCGTCGCCGGCGTCTCGCGCAAGGTCGAGAGCGCGAACACTTTGGGTAACCTGATCACCTTTCCCATGCTCTTCCTGGCCGGGATCTTCTTCCCCATAACCCAGGCCCCGGAGTGGCTTCAGACCGTGGCCCGGATCCTCCCCCTCTACTATCTGGCCGACGGGCTGCGCCGGGCTATGGTCTACGGTACCTCCCTCGCCCACCTGTGGACCGACGCGGCGGCGCTGCTCGCCACCGCGCTCATGGGCCTCGTCCTCGCCGTCAGGTTCTTCCGCTGGGAGCCCGGGGCGGGCTGA
- a CDS encoding choice-of-anchor P family protein, which yields MRRSVEHVAVRGADPHTARGAPTRLLAIVLSGVLIAVFALFFSVGRAGAAAPIKGSFQGNAYATYANAKAGPVATSLGRSAFIPCPCNGTGGRTLSNTVDSVKAPANGRVLSAGVTRSTVYARKGATSAAVHNSSKVAGVSLFKGLIRADAIKAVANTSANTKKITSNARGSRLVNLRIAGKPVKANVSPNSKVGLPGIGYVELKHVQKGGNGRQAGRISVDMLTVVVTRNNKFGLPVGARIVVAHAASGFSRTQPRANLGGQAYAAYAKTSSPLLANQVGRAAFVFVGCQGTGGKVKRNTVSGVGAGKILSLGAGDTTAYGRQLVSGGVAKTSAKVAGVNLLGGIIRADAITAAAQDTYRKGVRTSSTAGSRFANLRVLGLPLPVNVRPNTKISLPGIGYVVINQQIIPKPTSKARTQVNGLHVYVTTKNLLGIPVGTEIIVAHADTKAYRF from the coding sequence TTGAGGAGATCAGTCGAGCATGTCGCGGTGCGCGGGGCCGACCCCCACACCGCCAGGGGAGCTCCGACGAGGCTCCTGGCCATCGTTCTTTCCGGCGTTCTCATCGCCGTCTTCGCGTTGTTCTTCTCCGTGGGGCGAGCCGGTGCGGCTGCCCCGATCAAGGGTTCTTTCCAGGGCAACGCCTATGCAACCTATGCGAACGCCAAGGCGGGGCCGGTCGCGACCTCCCTCGGTCGTTCGGCCTTCATCCCCTGTCCGTGCAACGGCACCGGCGGGAGGACGCTCTCCAACACCGTCGACAGCGTCAAAGCCCCAGCTAACGGGAGGGTGCTCAGCGCCGGCGTGACCCGCAGCACGGTCTATGCCAGGAAAGGCGCGACCTCCGCCGCGGTCCACAACAGTTCCAAGGTCGCGGGGGTGAGTCTGTTCAAGGGGCTCATCAGGGCCGACGCGATAAAAGCCGTTGCGAACACCTCCGCAAACACGAAGAAGATAACGAGCAACGCGCGCGGGTCGAGGCTCGTGAACCTCAGGATAGCCGGGAAGCCCGTGAAGGCCAACGTCTCTCCCAACTCGAAGGTCGGCCTGCCCGGCATAGGATACGTAGAGCTCAAGCACGTCCAGAAGGGCGGCAACGGCAGGCAGGCCGGCCGGATCTCGGTGGACATGCTCACGGTGGTGGTGACCAGGAACAACAAGTTCGGGTTGCCGGTGGGGGCGAGGATAGTGGTAGCCCACGCCGCGAGCGGCTTCTCGCGCACCCAGCCCAGGGCCAACCTCGGCGGGCAGGCCTATGCGGCCTACGCGAAGACCAGCAGCCCGCTGCTCGCCAACCAGGTGGGGCGCGCGGCCTTCGTCTTCGTCGGTTGTCAGGGTACGGGAGGCAAGGTCAAGCGCAATACCGTCAGCGGTGTCGGTGCGGGCAAGATCCTCTCGCTCGGGGCCGGGGATACCACGGCCTACGGCCGACAGCTCGTGAGCGGTGGTGTTGCGAAGACGAGCGCGAAGGTCGCCGGTGTGAACCTGCTCGGCGGGATCATCCGGGCCGACGCCATAACCGCCGCGGCGCAGGACACCTACAGGAAAGGGGTGCGCACGAGCTCGACGGCGGGCTCCCGGTTCGCGAACCTCAGGGTGCTCGGCCTGCCTCTCCCCGTGAACGTCCGCCCCAACACCAAGATAAGCCTCCCGGGGATCGGCTACGTGGTGATAAACCAGCAGATCATCCCGAAACCGACCTCGAAGGCGAGGACGCAGGTCAACGGGCTGCACGTCTACGTGACGACGAAGAACCTCCTCGGGATCCCGGTCGGGACCGAGATCATAGTCGCCCACGCCGACACGAAGGCCTACCGGTTCTAG
- a CDS encoding N-acetylmuramoyl-L-alanine amidase, with protein MGADYPYAGYYPASTANYTPANRPTDYSIDMVIIHVTQGSWSATINWFENPAAQSSAHYVVRSSDGYIGQSVLEKDIAWHAGNWYYNEHSVGIEHEGYIDDPSWFTDVMYRSSARLTAYLCEKYKIAIDRQHIIGHDEVPDPNNPGQYGGADHHKDPGPYWNWDLYMSYVAQYAGSATSGGGSGSINYKRVIDNADDTTSGRFSASGNWRWSSWNPERYYWNYRFTTPKAVNDTAKYRFDLPQSGSYDVYAWWPANRGYNNSVPIGVLTTSGWRWVRVNQRKNGGRWNHLGTFDMPAGDQWNVLISRWTAGKGYIIADAIKIVGR; from the coding sequence ATGGGTGCGGACTACCCCTACGCAGGCTACTACCCGGCGAGCACGGCGAACTACACCCCCGCAAACCGCCCCACCGACTACTCCATAGACATGGTCATAATCCACGTCACCCAGGGCTCCTGGTCGGCCACGATAAACTGGTTCGAAAACCCCGCAGCCCAGTCCTCGGCCCACTACGTGGTGCGCTCCTCCGACGGCTACATAGGACAGTCGGTTCTCGAGAAGGACATCGCCTGGCACGCGGGCAACTGGTACTACAACGAGCACTCGGTAGGGATAGAGCACGAGGGCTACATAGACGACCCGTCGTGGTTCACGGATGTTATGTACCGCTCTTCGGCGAGGCTGACGGCGTATCTGTGCGAGAAGTACAAGATAGCGATAGACCGGCAGCACATAATCGGGCACGACGAGGTACCGGACCCGAACAACCCTGGTCAGTACGGAGGAGCTGACCATCACAAGGACCCTGGGCCCTACTGGAACTGGGACCTCTACATGAGCTACGTCGCCCAGTACGCCGGCTCGGCTACGTCCGGCGGCGGGAGCGGCAGCATAAACTACAAACGCGTGATAGACAACGCGGACGACACCACCTCCGGTCGCTTCAGCGCCTCTGGCAACTGGCGCTGGAGCTCGTGGAACCCCGAGCGCTATTACTGGAACTACCGCTTCACGACGCCGAAGGCGGTGAACGACACCGCGAAGTATCGCTTCGATCTTCCCCAGAGCGGAAGCTACGACGTCTACGCCTGGTGGCCGGCGAACCGCGGATACAACAACTCGGTCCCCATCGGGGTGCTCACCACCTCCGGCTGGAGGTGGGTGCGGGTGAACCAGCGCAAGAACGGCGGCCGCTGGAACCACCTCGGCACCTTCGACATGCCGGCCGGCGATCAGTGGAACGTGCTCATCTCCCGCTGGACGGCGGGCAAAGGATACATCATCGCCGATGCGATCAAGATAGTGGGCAGGTAG
- a CDS encoding ABC transporter substrate-binding protein has product MGASGGAPRDSIDRRGFLKAGGLGLAGVMLFGASGCGGGNQGGRAKGGGTLKTSLDSDPPTLDPALAYDFVSWPLIHAMFLTPITYDASGKGFVPWAAKAVPKPENGGRRYVFDIRPGIKFVDGEPTDAAAFKYAIERIMDPKTKSPVTGFYTNIVGAKAYQKRPRGGIKGIKVLSRYRLQFDLEKPDQVFLQTMCVPSASAVPRKAVEKYGADFAGHVVANGPFKLGEWKRGARLVLEKNDDYKNPSGRPETTEARLDEIDFSIGVDPHVALLRVEQGSSQVAGGGIPSSDFAAVMNNPKWKDYIKHGTLNVLEYFYVNTQKEPWSDPRVRRALQYAIDKKRVVQVINGRATVADQILPPNMPGYDPSIKGYPYDPEKARSLLREAGFKKGTPLDFWTAKDPDGDRISQVIQQNLSDVGIDATIRNVSFSEYLSQTKAGKTDAGLANWYQDYPDPSDFLDILFNSDQIPANNYSRYSNPKVDRELERAQYMLDRRKRLALYQKIQRQILSDDPIVPLYYPVEYDFVSPKVGGFRVHPVWTGSLYAQWYLKRS; this is encoded by the coding sequence ATGGGAGCGAGCGGCGGAGCACCCCGGGATTCGATCGATCGCAGGGGCTTCCTCAAGGCTGGTGGGCTCGGGCTCGCCGGGGTTATGCTCTTTGGGGCCTCGGGTTGCGGTGGGGGGAATCAAGGAGGTCGGGCGAAAGGCGGCGGGACGCTCAAGACGAGCCTGGACAGCGACCCCCCTACGCTCGACCCCGCGCTCGCCTACGACTTCGTGAGCTGGCCGCTCATCCACGCGATGTTCCTCACGCCCATAACCTACGATGCGAGCGGGAAGGGCTTCGTACCCTGGGCGGCGAAGGCGGTTCCCAAGCCCGAGAACGGGGGCAGGCGTTACGTCTTCGACATCCGGCCCGGGATAAAGTTCGTCGACGGCGAGCCGACCGACGCGGCGGCGTTCAAGTACGCCATAGAGCGCATAATGGACCCGAAGACCAAGAGCCCGGTGACCGGGTTTTACACCAACATCGTCGGGGCGAAGGCTTACCAGAAGAGGCCCAGGGGCGGCATAAAGGGGATAAAGGTGCTCTCGAGGTACCGGCTGCAGTTCGACCTGGAGAAGCCGGATCAGGTCTTCCTGCAGACCATGTGCGTTCCTTCGGCCTCCGCGGTGCCCCGGAAGGCCGTCGAGAAGTACGGGGCGGACTTCGCCGGGCATGTCGTGGCAAACGGTCCCTTCAAGCTCGGAGAGTGGAAGAGAGGGGCGAGGCTCGTCCTCGAGAAGAACGACGACTACAAGAACCCTTCGGGCCGACCCGAGACCACGGAGGCGAGGCTGGACGAGATAGACTTCTCCATCGGCGTGGATCCGCACGTCGCCCTTCTGCGGGTGGAGCAGGGCTCTTCTCAAGTGGCCGGGGGAGGCATCCCCTCCTCGGACTTCGCCGCGGTGATGAACAACCCCAAGTGGAAGGACTACATAAAGCACGGCACGCTCAACGTGCTCGAGTACTTCTACGTCAACACCCAAAAGGAGCCCTGGAGCGACCCCCGGGTACGCCGGGCGCTGCAGTACGCCATAGACAAAAAGCGCGTCGTTCAGGTCATAAACGGCCGGGCCACGGTGGCGGACCAGATCCTGCCGCCCAACATGCCCGGCTACGACCCGAGCATAAAAGGGTATCCCTACGACCCGGAGAAGGCCCGCAGCCTGCTGCGGGAGGCGGGGTTCAAGAAAGGTACGCCGCTCGACTTCTGGACCGCGAAGGACCCCGACGGGGACAGGATCTCGCAGGTGATCCAGCAGAATCTCTCGGACGTCGGGATAGACGCCACCATAAGGAACGTCTCCTTCAGCGAGTATCTCAGCCAGACCAAGGCAGGGAAGACCGACGCCGGGCTCGCGAACTGGTATCAGGATTACCCGGATCCCTCGGACTTCCTCGACATCCTGTTCAACTCGGACCAGATCCCGGCCAACAACTACTCCAGATACTCCAACCCGAAGGTCGACCGGGAGCTGGAGCGGGCGCAGTACATGCTCGACCGCAGGAAGAGGCTCGCGCTCTACCAGAAGATCCAGCGCCAGATCCTCTCCGACGATCCCATAGTCCCGCTCTACTACCCTGTCGAGTACGACTTCGTCTCGCCGAAGGTAGGCGGTTTCAGAGTGCACCCGGTGTGGACCGGATCGCTCTACGCCCAGTGGTACCTGAAGCGGAGCTGA
- a CDS encoding protein kinase domain-containing protein, with product MSGGGKALDDGLESALVGRYRVQSTIGSGGMAVVYRAEDTVLGRLVALKTLREAYAEDATFRVRFRQEARAMASLDHENIVRIYDIYRDGQLPFIVAEYVDGNDVGKLIERRGRLSEQHAKNIAVQVLRALSYAHGRGIIHRDIKPQNVLSTWDGRVKVADFGIARMLEDEGAESGEIVGSARYMSPEQLRGEEATPRSDIYAVGVLLYHCLVGRPPFNGSLKKIMRDQLRKPPRPPRQMNRKISAHTEAVILKALSKDPSDRYASAEEMLRDLLESQPTGGLRGQLLRGRRMLAAASLAVLLVFGGGVSLAASLIQPTSGSDHTAAAASGGSGPQKAGVGGQQKRSVARTPAKEQKTARGRPRVTYVTVPDMRAYFDYAAQRVLEERGFKVRFVYEQHAGFANRGVTWATRPAMGTRAPEGSTVTVYATPKVLPQPTY from the coding sequence ATGTCAGGAGGCGGTAAAGCGCTGGATGACGGGCTCGAGAGCGCCCTCGTGGGGCGCTACAGGGTCCAGAGCACGATCGGTTCCGGGGGCATGGCCGTCGTCTACCGGGCCGAGGATACCGTGCTCGGCCGTCTGGTCGCGCTCAAGACGCTGCGCGAGGCCTACGCCGAGGATGCCACCTTCAGGGTGCGCTTCCGGCAGGAGGCCAGGGCCATGGCCTCCCTGGACCACGAGAACATCGTGCGCATCTACGACATCTACCGGGACGGGCAGCTGCCCTTCATCGTCGCCGAGTACGTCGACGGCAACGACGTGGGGAAGCTTATAGAGCGGCGCGGCCGTCTGAGCGAGCAGCACGCGAAGAACATAGCGGTGCAGGTGCTCCGGGCGCTCTCCTACGCCCACGGACGCGGGATCATCCACAGGGACATAAAACCGCAGAACGTGCTCTCCACCTGGGATGGTCGGGTGAAGGTGGCGGACTTCGGCATCGCGCGCATGCTCGAGGACGAGGGTGCCGAGAGCGGGGAGATCGTCGGCAGCGCACGTTACATGTCCCCGGAACAGCTGCGGGGCGAGGAGGCCACGCCCCGCAGCGACATCTACGCCGTCGGGGTGCTCCTCTATCACTGCCTCGTGGGGCGTCCCCCGTTCAACGGCAGCCTCAAGAAGATCATGCGGGATCAGCTCCGCAAGCCCCCCCGGCCGCCCCGGCAGATGAACAGGAAGATCTCCGCCCACACGGAGGCCGTGATCCTCAAAGCCCTCTCCAAGGACCCGTCGGACCGGTACGCCTCGGCCGAGGAGATGCTGCGAGATCTCCTGGAATCGCAGCCCACGGGCGGTCTGCGAGGGCAGCTCCTGCGCGGGAGGCGGATGCTCGCCGCCGCCTCGCTGGCCGTGCTGTTGGTCTTCGGGGGCGGGGTCTCCCTGGCCGCCAGCCTCATACAGCCGACCTCCGGGTCGGATCACACGGCGGCCGCGGCATCCGGAGGTTCCGGGCCCCAGAAGGCGGGGGTGGGCGGGCAGCAGAAACGAAGCGTGGCACGGACCCCGGCGAAAGAGCAGAAGACGGCGCGGGGGCGTCCGCGGGTGACGTACGTCACCGTCCCGGACATGCGGGCCTACTTCGACTACGCCGCGCAGAGGGTGCTCGAGGAGCGGGGCTTCAAGGTCCGCTTCGTCTACGAGCAGCACGCGGGGTTCGCCAACCGCGGGGTGACCTGGGCCACCCGGCCCGCCATGGGAACCCGGGCACCCGAGGGATCGACGGTCACCGTCTACGCGACGCCGAAGGTCCTGCCCCAGCCCACCTACTGA
- a CDS encoding amino acid ABC transporter permease: MNLFLAAPIQFEPQLFNPGNLQDKYFNFKIVAHNWDTLWQGTVITLALALLAEVFGIALGLLLSLLKIARTRVLSLPAQIYIDVFRGTPLLVQIIIIYYTTPNIGIRINNLFVAGLIALSLNSAAYVAEIFRAGIQSIDKGQMEAGRASGLSYAQTMRYIIVPQAFRRTIPPLTNEFVTLVKDTSLVSVIGLAELLRAARVVQSNTFNGTPLIAAALIYLAVCLPLIYLTNILERRLNRKTA; the protein is encoded by the coding sequence ATGAACCTCTTCCTGGCAGCCCCGATACAGTTCGAGCCTCAGCTGTTCAACCCGGGCAACCTGCAGGACAAATACTTCAACTTCAAGATCGTCGCGCACAACTGGGACACGCTCTGGCAGGGCACGGTGATCACCCTCGCGCTGGCGCTTCTGGCCGAAGTTTTCGGCATAGCGCTCGGGCTGCTGCTCTCGCTGCTCAAGATAGCGCGCACGCGGGTGCTCAGCCTGCCGGCGCAGATCTACATAGACGTCTTCCGCGGCACGCCGCTTCTGGTCCAGATAATAATCATCTACTACACGACCCCGAACATCGGCATCAGGATCAACAACCTCTTCGTGGCCGGCCTGATCGCGCTCTCCCTCAACAGCGCGGCCTACGTCGCGGAGATATTCCGGGCCGGGATACAGAGCATCGACAAGGGTCAGATGGAAGCCGGCCGCGCCTCGGGGCTCTCCTACGCCCAGACCATGCGCTACATAATCGTGCCCCAGGCCTTCCGCAGGACGATACCGCCGCTGACCAACGAGTTCGTGACGCTGGTCAAGGACACGTCTCTGGTCTCGGTGATAGGGCTCGCCGAGCTCCTGCGTGCGGCGCGGGTGGTGCAGTCGAACACGTTCAACGGCACGCCGCTGATAGCGGCCGCCCTGATCTACCTGGCCGTCTGCCTGCCCCTGATCTACCTGACCAACATACTCGAGCGGCGCCTCAACAGGAAGACCGCCTGA
- a CDS encoding basic amino acid ABC transporter substrate-binding protein, which translates to MKKIFLIVPVLLLVFALVAGCGGGSQGAKSTSSGGAQAAPKQIKVASDIAYRPFEFTKNGKPVGFDIDLMRAIGKKAGFTPQFQNVTFDGIIPGLGNNLYDAAISAMTITPQREKSVDFSKPYFNSDQSLMVRKGSKITSIDNIGNATVGVQLGTTGAIEAKKFKKQGKIKGNIRTFDTITDAFNALENGQIQAIINDFPVSAYRAKTSGGKLKVVQTFPTGEQYGIAFPKGSKLRPKVDKALAEIKKDGTYTKIYEKWFGQKPKRIP; encoded by the coding sequence ATGAAGAAGATCTTCCTGATAGTACCGGTGCTGCTTCTCGTCTTCGCGCTCGTGGCGGGCTGTGGAGGTGGATCCCAGGGCGCGAAGAGCACTTCCTCCGGCGGCGCGCAGGCTGCTCCCAAGCAGATCAAGGTAGCCTCGGACATCGCCTACCGGCCGTTCGAGTTCACCAAAAACGGCAAACCGGTCGGCTTCGACATAGACCTGATGCGCGCGATCGGCAAGAAGGCCGGCTTCACCCCGCAGTTCCAGAACGTCACCTTCGACGGCATCATCCCCGGCCTCGGCAACAACCTCTACGACGCGGCCATCTCCGCGATGACCATAACCCCGCAGCGGGAAAAGAGCGTGGACTTCTCCAAACCCTACTTCAACTCCGACCAGTCGCTCATGGTCCGCAAAGGCTCGAAGATAACCTCCATCGACAACATCGGCAACGCCACCGTCGGCGTACAGCTCGGGACGACCGGAGCGATCGAAGCCAAGAAGTTCAAGAAGCAGGGCAAGATCAAGGGCAACATAAGGACCTTCGACACGATCACCGACGCGTTCAACGCGCTGGAGAACGGGCAGATACAGGCGATCATCAACGACTTCCCCGTCTCGGCCTACCGGGCGAAGACCAGCGGGGGCAAGCTCAAGGTCGTGCAGACCTTCCCGACCGGCGAGCAGTACGGGATAGCCTTCCCCAAGGGCAGCAAGCTGCGCCCGAAGGTGGACAAGGCCCTGGCCGAGATCAAGAAAGACGGCACGTACACCAAGATCTACGAGAAGTGGTTCGGCCAGAAGCCGAAGCGGATACCTTAG
- a CDS encoding amino acid ABC transporter ATP-binding protein, with amino-acid sequence MSIIELRRVNKWFGDFHVLEDIDFSVEEGEVVVIIGPSGSGKSTLLRCINALEEITSGELVVDGIPVHDRKTNINRLRSEIGFVFQQFNLYPHMSVAENVMLAPMKVRKLSRKQASERCSRLLERVGLLEKIDKYPASLSGGQQQRVAIARALAMEPKIMLFDEPTSALDPEMIKEVLEVIADLARGGMTMVIVTHEMGFARRVADRVVFMDEGRIIEVGTPAEVFQNPRSERTRRFLDQILYA; translated from the coding sequence ATGAGCATAATAGAACTGCGCAGGGTGAACAAGTGGTTCGGGGACTTTCACGTCCTCGAGGACATCGACTTCTCGGTGGAAGAAGGCGAGGTCGTCGTCATCATCGGCCCCTCGGGTTCCGGCAAGAGCACCCTGCTCCGCTGCATAAACGCCCTGGAAGAGATAACCAGCGGGGAGCTCGTGGTAGACGGCATCCCCGTACACGACAGGAAGACCAACATAAACCGCCTGAGGAGCGAGATAGGCTTCGTCTTCCAGCAGTTCAACCTGTACCCCCACATGAGCGTGGCCGAAAACGTGATGCTGGCGCCGATGAAGGTGAGAAAGCTCTCCCGCAAACAGGCCTCCGAGCGCTGCTCGCGCCTGCTCGAACGGGTCGGGCTCCTCGAGAAGATCGACAAATACCCGGCCTCGCTCTCCGGAGGCCAGCAGCAGCGGGTGGCGATAGCCCGCGCTCTGGCGATGGAGCCGAAGATCATGCTCTTCGACGAACCTACGAGCGCCCTGGACCCGGAGATGATAAAGGAGGTGCTGGAGGTCATAGCCGACCTCGCCCGCGGGGGGATGACGATGGTCATAGTGACCCACGAGATGGGGTTCGCGCGCCGGGTGGCGGACAGGGTCGTGTTCATGGACGAGGGGCGCATAATCGAGGTGGGAACCCCTGCCGAGGTGTTCCAGAACCCCAGGAGCGAGCGCACCAGGCGCTTTTTGGACCAGATACTCTACGCGTAG
- a CDS encoding uracil-DNA glycosylase: MDSLFDVAEGGEDREERLAELARQVSVCTKCDLASTRTNTVFGSGDPYSPLMLVGEGPGENEDATGLPFVGRAGKLLDDILAAVNLTRDDVYLTNVVKCRATIEENGRVRNRQPRTAEINACNPYLRAQIEAIKPDIILCLGGPAAKTIIDRDFRITRDRGRWYEAFGAKAMATFHPAYVLRQHGDELKQTKRLVWKDIQAVHAEYLKAIEARRA; the protein is encoded by the coding sequence GTGGACAGCCTGTTCGACGTTGCGGAAGGAGGAGAGGACCGCGAGGAGCGGCTCGCCGAGCTGGCGCGCCAGGTCTCGGTTTGCACCAAGTGCGACCTCGCGAGCACACGCACCAACACCGTCTTCGGGAGCGGAGACCCCTACTCGCCGCTGATGCTCGTCGGCGAGGGGCCGGGCGAGAACGAGGATGCCACGGGGTTGCCGTTCGTCGGCAGGGCCGGCAAGCTGCTCGACGACATACTCGCCGCCGTGAACCTGACCCGCGACGACGTCTACCTGACCAACGTCGTCAAGTGCCGCGCCACCATCGAGGAGAACGGGCGGGTGCGAAACCGGCAGCCCCGGACCGCGGAGATAAACGCCTGCAACCCCTACCTGCGGGCCCAGATCGAGGCTATAAAACCCGACATCATCCTGTGCCTCGGCGGACCGGCGGCCAAGACGATAATAGACAGGGACTTCAGGATCACCCGCGACCGCGGGCGCTGGTACGAGGCCTTCGGCGCGAAGGCGATGGCGACCTTCCACCCGGCCTACGTCCTGCGCCAGCACGGGGACGAGCTCAAACAGACCAAGCGGCTGGTCTGGAAGGACATCCAGGCCGTTCACGCCGAGTACCTGAAGGCCATCGAAGCTCGGCGGGCCTGA
- a CDS encoding AsnC family transcriptional regulator yields MISTTSRMMDTADKELLNLIQRDLPLVREPFAELGARIGLTDHDVIRRIEALKRTKVIRQMSAIFDTRVLGYESSLVASKIPPEHLKEGAKAINSHPGVSHNYERDNEFNLWYTVAVPPDSRLGLEGTVEVLHRISGAEKTRILPTLKLFKIGVTLDMKEGATARKEAPAYGENDRQAADRNITEEDKAAIRILQEDLPLTPRPFDLWAEQAGMEPAELLDRARDLKARKIMRRFAAVLYHRKAGFRANAMGVWKVPKERVDEVGMKFAGYQAVSHCYERPTYEDWPYSIFSMVHGRSKDECEAVLKAMSEESGITEYDSLYSTREYKKTRVRYFTPEMEAWERLYAGVLR; encoded by the coding sequence TTGATAAGCACGACGTCTCGCATGATGGATACGGCGGATAAAGAGCTTCTCAACCTCATCCAGCGCGACCTGCCGCTGGTCAGAGAGCCTTTCGCGGAGCTTGGGGCCAGGATCGGGCTGACAGACCACGACGTGATCCGGCGCATCGAGGCGCTAAAGAGAACCAAGGTCATAAGGCAGATGAGCGCGATCTTCGACACCCGCGTGCTGGGGTACGAGTCGAGCCTGGTGGCCTCCAAGATACCTCCGGAGCACCTGAAGGAGGGGGCGAAAGCCATAAACTCCCACCCCGGCGTCTCGCACAACTACGAGAGGGACAACGAGTTCAACCTCTGGTACACGGTCGCCGTGCCGCCGGACTCCCGGCTCGGACTGGAGGGGACCGTGGAGGTCCTGCACAGGATCAGCGGCGCGGAGAAGACCCGCATCCTTCCCACCCTGAAGCTGTTCAAGATCGGGGTGACGCTGGACATGAAGGAGGGGGCGACGGCCCGCAAGGAGGCCCCGGCCTACGGGGAGAACGACCGCCAGGCGGCGGATCGCAACATAACCGAGGAGGACAAGGCGGCGATCCGCATCCTGCAGGAGGACCTGCCGCTGACCCCCCGACCCTTCGATCTGTGGGCGGAGCAGGCCGGGATGGAGCCCGCCGAGCTGCTCGATCGGGCGCGGGATCTCAAGGCCCGCAAGATCATGCGGCGCTTCGCGGCCGTACTCTACCACCGCAAGGCCGGCTTCCGGGCGAACGCGATGGGGGTCTGGAAGGTGCCCAAGGAGCGGGTGGACGAGGTTGGGATGAAGTTCGCCGGCTACCAGGCGGTCTCCCACTGTTACGAGCGGCCTACCTACGAGGACTGGCCGTACTCGATCTTCTCGATGGTCCACGGCCGCTCGAAGGATGAGTGCGAGGCGGTGCTCAAGGCGATGTCCGAGGAGAGCGGCATCACCGAGTACGACTCGCTCTACTCGACCCGCGAGTACAAGAAGACCCGCGTGCGCTACTTCACCCCGGAGATGGAGGCCTGGGAGCGCCTCTACGCCGGGGTCCTGCGGTAG